GTAGTTACAAAAAATGGTGAGGGGAAAATTTGGATATTCAACAACTCCTTAATTCGAAATGAAAACGAAGAGCCTTATGTTATCGGCAATGCAGTAGATATTACCGAGATGGCTAGGCTACAGGAAGAGCTATCAAGAACAAGCAATATGCTGGAACAGACCAATAAAATTGCACGTATTGGTGGCTGGGAATTGAATTTAGAAGATAATAGTATTTATTGGAGTAGCATTACTAGGCTAATTCATGAAGTTCCTAATGATTATGTTCCGCACTTAGATAATGCTATCGAATTTTTCAAGGGAGAAGAAAGTCGTCGTGCAATAAAATCTGCTTTAGAATTGGCTATAAATAATAAGCACCCTTTTGATCTTATTCTTGAAATTCAAACAGCTAAAGGAAACATCTTATGGATTAGAACCATTGGTACTCCAATAATAGATAAAAACGGTAAGTGTATAAAACTAATGGGTACTTTTCAAGATGTGGATGAAAAAGAAAGGAATGCCGAAGCTCTGAGAAAGGCTAAGTTACTTGCGGAACAATCCAGCAAAGCGAAATCTGAATTTCTGGCTAATATGAGCCATGAAATAAGAACTCCCTTAAATGGTGTAATTGGATTTACAGAATTAGTATTAAAAACAAAACTTAATGCTACACAAAAAAAATATATAAGCATTGTAAATGAATCGGCTCTGACTCTCTTAAACATTATTAACGATATCCTAGATTTCTCCAAATTAGAAGCTGGTAAAATGGAGATTATAAATGCAGACTTCGATTTAGTTGATTTGGCTACTCAGGCTATGAATAGTATATCTTTCCAGGCAGAAAATAAAAATTTGCATGTATCTCTAAATATTGGAAAAGATTTACCAAACTTTATCAATGCAGATTATACAAGATTAAAGCAAATATTAATTAATCTTTTAGGGAATGCCGTAAAGTTTACTCAAGCAGGAAAAGTTGAACTCTCCATTTCTTCAATAGAAGAGTTGGACTATAATACGGTAAAAATACATTTTGAAGTAACTGATACCGGTATTGGTATTCAGGCTGATAAACAAGAAAATATATTTAAAGCATTTACACAAGAAGATAGTAGCATTTCTAAAAAATATAGTGGTACCGGGCTAGGATTGGCTATTACAAATAAACTGCTACAATTAATGGGTAGTGAATTGCATTTAAAGAGTGAAGTCGGCAAAGGCAGTACTTTTTACTTCGATTTGGCCGTAAAATCAAAAACTGAAGAGCCTGTTGACTCTGAAGATACCAATGACATAAAACGTGTACTATTAGTAGATGATAGCGAAAACAATCTTACTATAATTAAAGAAATGCTTCAATTGAAAAATATTGAAACTATAGTAGCTAAAAATGGTCTTGAAGCATTACAAAACTTATATAGCGGCGAAACCTATGATGTGATTTTAGTAGATTATTTCATGCCAATTATGAATGGCATTGAAACCATACGCAAGATCAAAGAAAATTTTTATCCCGGTTCTGAAGATCAAGTCATCATTGTCTTATACAGTTCTCATGAGGATGAATTGATAGAAAGAGCTTACGATGAACTAGGCATTAACAATCGTCTGATGAAGCCTGTTAAAATGAAGGAGTTATATAGAGTCTTTGACCAACTAAGAAATAGAAAAAAATTGCCAAATAAATCTAAGGATGTAGAAAGAGAATTAGAACAAATAAGTTCTAAGCATTCAGAAAAACAAATAACAATTCTTATTGCAGAGGATAACGTAATAAATATGTTCCTTACAAAAACGTTAATCATGCGTATTTTACCTAATGCATTATTATACGAGGCCAATAATGGGCAAGAAGCTGTAGATATGTTGCACAAATTATCCCCCGATCTCATTTTAATGGATGTGCAAATGCCTACGATGGATGGCCTCCTTGCAACGCAAACAATTAGAAAAAAGGAAGAAAATAAAAATATCCCTATAATTGCACTTACTGCAGGTAATATCAAAGGAGATAAGGAAAAATGTTTAGATGCCGGAATGAACGACTTTATTAATAAACCAGTTTCAGAAAAAGCACTGAAGGAAGTACTAGAGAAATGGATAATTAACTAAAACAAGATATAGATATTAATACTTAGCTGCTCTCAAAAAATAGAAGCATTTAAGCTATTGACATCCACAATATTTTTAATATCTAAGAAGAAATATTGCATTAAACAAAAATATACCTTAAGATAGAATTAAATGAATTCTAAGCGATTAAAGATTATTATCAAACTATCCAGTAAGTTGCTTAATTCTCTGTAAAAGTTCACCCGGATTGAAGGGCTTCAAAATATAATCATTTGCACCTAAATTTAAGGCATTAGTCTTGATATCTTCTTGCTCCATTGCAGAAAGTATAATAACCGGAGTTGACAATTTCAATTGCTGCCTAATTTCCACTAGAACTTCTAATCCAGAATAATAGGGCATCATAAAATCGATGATGACCAAATCCGGGCACTCTAATATAATTTGATCGAGCGCTTCTTTACCGTCTATGGACAGAATAACATGGTAGCCTTCTTTTTTCAAGCGCATCTCCAACACTTTTAAAAGTAGCGGTTCATCTTCGGCGATAAGTATCTTCTTTGGCTGCATAGTAGGTAAAGCTATTTTAGATATCTCTATTAGAGGATTTAAAAATATAATATTTACGCTAAAAATGACTTAATATTTATTATTAATAACTTTTGTCAACAAAAGAGTTCTGAAGTAATCTTATGAATGTTCACTTAAAATTATAAGATCCCTTATAATCTGTGATGACGGAATAAAAAGGCTGACGGAATTCTTGTCTTTTATTTGGAGGGAACTCCATAAATCAATGCTTACAATAAGTGGTCAAATTTTTATAGTTGGCTCTAAATATAACCATCCATATTAAATATTTTACATCAATGAAAATATTTACATTTGGTAATTTTTTAAGGAACTGCTAAAAGATATATAGATTTGTATCTAAGAATTGAATTAAGGCTGATTAAATATAAAGATCCCAATAGTGAATCAAGAATATCACGAGTTAAACAAGGAAAACCCCGTTGTCAGATTAAGGGCATTTAGAGCAATAGATGATTTGGAAACCTGTGAGTTATTTGTAGAAGGACATACCCAAGTACTTACAAGTATTGGCGTCACAAACGTAACCTCCTCTAAACATGGATGGACTGAAAACCCGGCAGCTTTCGTTATTATTGTTGAATCCATGGATGGAAAAAGAGTCTATGGAGGAGCCCGAGTTCATATAGCGGGCGGCAGTGAACCATTACCTATTGAGGAAGCCACGGTAAGCATTGACTCGAAAGTTACAGATGTTGTTTGGAAATATGCGCAACATGGAACAGGAGAAATATGTGGTTTATGGAATTCCCGCGAGATAGCAGGGTATGGCATCGGTAGTATTTTTTTGACGAGGGCCGCAGTAGCTATATCCTCTCAGATTGGCCTAACTTCTTTATTTGCGCTTTGTGCGCCTTATACCGTTGCAATGGCAGAAAGTGTAGGATATTATAAACTAACCACCATCGGCAATGGCGGAACATTTTATTATCCCAAAATGGATCTTTTAGCTACCGCTATGTTACATGAAGACATTATAGATTTAAATTCCGCAGACGAAGAAAATCGTAACGCCATACTAAATTTAAGAAAAAGTTTCAATATCGTAAAAGCAGAAATCCTTCGCAAAAAATCTATTGAAATCCATTACAATTTAGAAGTACCTAATCTTGAAAGATGGAATCTCAATGAAACCATAGATCAGGCAAAAAAGAAATACCTAAAAAAAGAATGGAACGATTTAGGATTAAACCTATTTAACGACCAATCTTAATTGAGGTAAAAAATACCCTAACTACTAAAAAACGACATTAATTTTCATCTATTAACCATCCATTAATATGAATCACTCTATAGACAATCTGATAAGATATACAGACGAAACCTATATTCCAGTCCTTCTAAGACTTTCTAAGAAGGAAGACAAAGAAATTTATAATAGTCTAATATCCAATCAGGCAACATTTGTTTCCAATGAAATAAAGGGTCAATTATTTGAACTTGTCAAAAGTAGAAACCCTTCTATCCGAATGAAGTCAGAGGAATACCCTACGGCCATTCAAGAGCATTTAAATGGTATCAATATCGATGAGTATGGTGTTTGGGTATATTATCCTTGGAGTAAAAGATTGGTTCATTTACTGGATGAAGCAGAATTTATTGAGCTGCGCACCAATCGAAACCAATACAAAATCACAAAAGAGGAAAGAGATATTTTATCTACAAAAAAGATTGGTATCATAGGCCTTTCTGTTGGGCAGTCCATTGCTTTAACGATGGCCATGGAAAGAAGTTGTGGTGAATTGCGACTGGCTGATTTTGATGTATTGGAATTAAGCAATCTCAACCGTATTCGTTCCGGAGTACATAATCTCGGCGTTCCTAAAGTAGTTATTGCCGCTAGAGAAATTGCTGAAATAGATCCATTTATAAAAGTAAAAATATATCCAGAAGGGTTAAATAAAGATAACATAGACAATTTCTTTAACGATGGGGCAACTATAGATGCAGTAGTGGAGGTTTGTGATGGATTGGATATAAAAATAGAAACCCGTTACAAAGCGCGATCACTTGGAATCCCTGTAATAATGGATACCAACGACAAAGGTATGTTAGATGTTGAGCGCTTTGATTTGCAACCAGAGCGTCCCATTTTACATGGCCTTGCAGACGGTCTTAATCCAGAAAATATTAAGCAGTTAAGTAATGAAGCTAAAATACCTTATATTCTTAAGATGGTAGGTGCTGACACAATTTCTGCAAGGATGAAAGCATCAATGCTGGAAGTTGAGCAGTCTATTACAACTTGGCCACAATTAGCATCTTCTGTAATTCTTGGTGGAGCTCTTACGACTGACGTTTGTCGTCGCATATTATTAGATCAATTTCATGATTCTGGTCGATATTATGTTGATTTTGAAAATTTGATTTCAGATAAAGAAGTAAAAGAATTAGTATCTGTTGAACCTCAAAATCCGCATCATGCACTAGATAGTAAATTAATTGAAGAGCAATTAGCAGGATATTTCAAACTATATCCTCAGGAGCCAAGTCCGGTTTCTGAGTCATTCGTCAATGCTATAATAAAAGCAGCCATTGCAGCTCCTTCAGCTGGGAATAACCAACCTTGGAAATGGGCACAGCAACATAATTGTTTGTTTCTTTTTCACGATAAATACAAGTCTTGGTCTTGGGGCGATTGCTTTGAGATGGGTGCTTTTATGGGATTAGGCACAGCTATTGAAAACGTTCGTTTGCAGGCAGCTGCCTTAGGCAAGGACACTATAGTAGAATTTTTCCCCATGAAAGAAAAATCAGATGCTCTTATAGCCACCATCAGATTTAAAGATTTAAATAGGAATTTGACTGCATTGGAAGATCTTCTAAATAGTCAAATATTTATACGTTGTACCAATAGAAAATTAGGTAACCATGATCCTCTACAACAATTATTTTACAGTAAACTACAAGAGGTAGCCGCCATATCAGCACCCATACAATTGTTTTATATACAGGAAGATGCTGAATTGGGTAAACTTGGAAATATTATTGCAGAATGTGACCGCATAAGATTATTGAACCAACAGGGCCACAAAGAATTTTATCAAGAAGTGCGTTGGACTCACGAAGAGGCTGCTACTACAAGAGATGGCATCGATATAGCCTCCGCTGATCTTTCGCAAAGTGAAATAGCCGGATTTGGAATCGGTAAAGATTGGGAAGCAATCTCTCTGCTATCTAAATGGAATATGGGAAGTGGCTTAAAGCGAATGTCAATCAAGTCACTAAAAGCTGCATCAGGTATGGTCTTGGTAACAATACCTCATTTTAATGCAGAAGCACTATTGGAGGCCGGACAGGCAATTGAGCGCATGATGTTGTTTTGTACTGCTGAAAAAATTTCCGTTCATCCAATGCTTTCTCCCATATTTTTTCTTAATAAATTGAAACAAGGTGATCTTCAAGGATTAACTCAGGACAATATAAAATTATTGAAAGAATTAAGCAAAGAATTTAGGAACATTTTTGGTATTGATGAAGGCATACATTCGTCAGCAGATTTAGTATTTCTAATGAAGCTTTCAAAAGCCGATCCTTCTGAAATAAAATCATTGAGAAAACCTAAAAATGAATTGTTTATAAATTTTGATCAAAATAATTAGGGGCTCTGTTAAGATTTCTTATTTCGGAACTTTTCGACTTTTATTTTATGAATCATCCCTATAATTATAATATTGATCTTTTGTCATTTCATCCTTGCTTGGAGTGCGACTGTTTTTCAATACTTTCCTCTGAGCCATTCAATTTTAAAAAGAAGAAAAAATATTTACAATATCATTCAGAGATATTAAATTTAATATCCATTGACTATTTTTTTATTATTAAACAATTTTCAGTCAGATAATGTATTTTTCAATATGAAATCTATTGTATTCTTCTTGTCTTTAGTTTTCTTC
The Arachidicoccus soli DNA segment above includes these coding regions:
- a CDS encoding response regulator transcription factor is translated as MQPKKILIAEDEPLLLKVLEMRLKKEGYHVILSIDGKEALDQIILECPDLVIIDFMMPYYSGLEVLVEIRQQLKLSTPVIILSAMEQEDIKTNALNLGANDYILKPFNPGELLQRIKQLTG
- a CDS encoding response regulator, which codes for MANIPFSSNEQMRLKALKSYHILDTPSEDDFNNIVEIAALSCNMPMAYICLIDEDRQWLKANKGMSFSEYPRVMSVCQYTILDKEPLIIENVAEDKRSINVIPNEEGYPKFYAGFPLIDPDGYALGTLTILDTKPRTLTDDQKKILILLAQQTVTRIINRQKKQELRQLEKMFNLSTDLIRVCKKDGTILKMNPALKTILGWELYEVENTSLYSYLSPSSKEKTRQIFDQLSAENSVLNITYAAIAKDKSTKVLEWIGTYDPSTDLIYSIGRDITSIEEKAIELAKSEKKFRVLFESSPTFMCTHDLKGNFLSVNLAGAASIGYNLHELAGMSLFDIIPQDRHPFIHQYLEEIQKKEFLTAPMQVVTKNGEGKIWIFNNSLIRNENEEPYVIGNAVDITEMARLQEELSRTSNMLEQTNKIARIGGWELNLEDNSIYWSSITRLIHEVPNDYVPHLDNAIEFFKGEESRRAIKSALELAINNKHPFDLILEIQTAKGNILWIRTIGTPIIDKNGKCIKLMGTFQDVDEKERNAEALRKAKLLAEQSSKAKSEFLANMSHEIRTPLNGVIGFTELVLKTKLNATQKKYISIVNESALTLLNIINDILDFSKLEAGKMEIINADFDLVDLATQAMNSISFQAENKNLHVSLNIGKDLPNFINADYTRLKQILINLLGNAVKFTQAGKVELSISSIEELDYNTVKIHFEVTDTGIGIQADKQENIFKAFTQEDSSISKKYSGTGLGLAITNKLLQLMGSELHLKSEVGKGSTFYFDLAVKSKTEEPVDSEDTNDIKRVLLVDDSENNLTIIKEMLQLKNIETIVAKNGLEALQNLYSGETYDVILVDYFMPIMNGIETIRKIKENFYPGSEDQVIIVLYSSHEDELIERAYDELGINNRLMKPVKMKELYRVFDQLRNRKKLPNKSKDVERELEQISSKHSEKQITILIAEDNVINMFLTKTLIMRILPNALLYEANNGQEAVDMLHKLSPDLILMDVQMPTMDGLLATQTIRKKEENKNIPIIALTAGNIKGDKEKCLDAGMNDFINKPVSEKALKEVLEKWIIN
- a CDS encoding Rv1355c family protein; the encoded protein is MNHSIDNLIRYTDETYIPVLLRLSKKEDKEIYNSLISNQATFVSNEIKGQLFELVKSRNPSIRMKSEEYPTAIQEHLNGINIDEYGVWVYYPWSKRLVHLLDEAEFIELRTNRNQYKITKEERDILSTKKIGIIGLSVGQSIALTMAMERSCGELRLADFDVLELSNLNRIRSGVHNLGVPKVVIAAREIAEIDPFIKVKIYPEGLNKDNIDNFFNDGATIDAVVEVCDGLDIKIETRYKARSLGIPVIMDTNDKGMLDVERFDLQPERPILHGLADGLNPENIKQLSNEAKIPYILKMVGADTISARMKASMLEVEQSITTWPQLASSVILGGALTTDVCRRILLDQFHDSGRYYVDFENLISDKEVKELVSVEPQNPHHALDSKLIEEQLAGYFKLYPQEPSPVSESFVNAIIKAAIAAPSAGNNQPWKWAQQHNCLFLFHDKYKSWSWGDCFEMGAFMGLGTAIENVRLQAAALGKDTIVEFFPMKEKSDALIATIRFKDLNRNLTALEDLLNSQIFIRCTNRKLGNHDPLQQLFYSKLQEVAAISAPIQLFYIQEDAELGKLGNIIAECDRIRLLNQQGHKEFYQEVRWTHEEAATTRDGIDIASADLSQSEIAGFGIGKDWEAISLLSKWNMGSGLKRMSIKSLKAASGMVLVTIPHFNAEALLEAGQAIERMMLFCTAEKISVHPMLSPIFFLNKLKQGDLQGLTQDNIKLLKELSKEFRNIFGIDEGIHSSADLVFLMKLSKADPSEIKSLRKPKNELFINFDQNN